The following coding sequences lie in one Hippopotamus amphibius kiboko isolate mHipAmp2 chromosome 17, mHipAmp2.hap2, whole genome shotgun sequence genomic window:
- the ALOX15 gene encoding LOW QUALITY PROTEIN: polyunsaturated fatty acid lipoxygenase ALOX15 (The sequence of the model RefSeq protein was modified relative to this genomic sequence to represent the inferred CDS: inserted 2 bases in 1 codon; substituted 2 bases at 2 genomic stop codons), with amino-acid sequence MGLYRIRVSTGSSLRAGSNNQVHLWLVGQHGEAALGWRLRPARGKETEFKVDVSEYPAPLLFVKLRKXLLQDDAWFCNWISVQGPGDSGDEFRFPCYRWVEGDGILSLPEGTGRTVVDDPQGLFKKHREEEQVERRKLYWWGNWKDGLILNIAGATICDLPIDERFLENQKIDFEVSLAKGLADLAVKDSLNILTSWKGLDDFNRIFWCGQSKLAERVRDSWKKDALFGYQFLYSSNPMLLRRSIHLPAHLEFPPGMEELKAQLEKELQXGTLCEADFSLLDGIKANVILCSQQYVAAPLVMLKLXPDGKLLPMVMQVRGPRLGSPPPPPFLPTDPPMAWLLAKCWVRSSDFQLHKLQSHLPRGHVMAEVIAVATMRCLPSLHPMLKLLIPHLRYTMELNIRATTGLVADLGVFDQVVSSDGGSHVELLKRAGASLTYSSFCPPDDQGLLGVKSSFYAQDALQLWEIISRYTEGIVSLHYRTDESVKDDLELQEWCREITETGLLGAQDQGFPIALQSKDQLCHFVTMCIFTCTGQHSSIHLGQTLTAPPWLDWYTWVPDAPFTMRLPPPTTKDVTLETVMATLPNFHQASLQMSITWQLGRHKPIMVALGQHEEEYFSGPEPKAVLKQFREELAALDKDIETRNAKLDLPYRYLRPSLVANSVAI; translated from the exons ATGGGTCTCTACCGCATCCGCGTGTCCACCGGGTCCTCGCTCCGCGCGGGCTCCAACAACCAGGTGCACCTGTGGCTGGTCGGCCAGCACGGGGAGGCGGCGCTCGGGTGGCGCCTGCGGCCGGCGCGGGGCAAG GAGACGGAATTCAAGGTGGATGTGTCAGAGTACCCGGCACCGCTGCTGTTCGTGAAACTGCGTAA CCTCCTCCAGGATGACGCGTGGTTCTGCAACTGGATCTCCGTGCAGGGCCCCGGGGACAGTGGGGATGAGTTCAGATTCCCATGCTACCGCTGGGTGGAGGGCGACGGCATCCTGAGCCTACCCGAGGGCACTG GTCGCACCGTGGTCGATGACCCTCAAGGCCTGTTCAAGAAAcacagggaggaggagcaggtagAGAGAAGGAAGCTGTACTG GTGGGGCAACTGGAAGGATGGGTTAATCCTGAATATAGCTGGGGCCACAATATGTGACCTTCCCATAGATGAGAGATTTCTGGAGAACCAAAAAATTGACTTTGAGGTTTCTCTGGCCAAGGG ACTGGCAGACCTAGCTGTCAAAGACTCTTTAAATATTCTGACTAGCTGGAAGGGTCTGGATGACTTCAACAGGATTTTCTGGTGTGGCCAGAGCAAGCTGG CAGAGCGGGTGCGGGACTCCTGGAAGAAGGATGCCTTATTTGGGTACCAGTTTCTCTACAGCTCCAACCCCATGTTGCTGAGACGCTCCATTCATCTTCCTGCCCACCTAGAGTTTCCTCCAGGGATGGAGGAGCTGAAGGCCCAGCTGGAGAAGGAGCTCCAG TGAGGCACACTATGTGAAGCTGACTTCTCCTTGCTGGATGGGATCAAGGCCAACGTTATCCTGTGTAGCCAGCAGTACGTGGCTGCTCCTCTGGTTATGCTGAAACTGTAGCCTGATGGGAAACTCTTACCCATGGTCATGCAGGTAAGAGGACCCAGGCT GGgttcccccccaccaccacctttccTGCCCACGGATCCCCCAATGGCCTGGCTCCTGGCCAAATGCTGGGTCCGCAGCTCTGACTTCCAGCTTCACAAACTGCAGTCTCATCTCCCGAGGGGACACGTGATGGCTGAGGTCATTGCTGTGGCCACCATGAGGTGCCTTCCATCGTTACACCCTATGTTGAAG CTTCTCATTCCGCACCTGCGATACACCATGGAACTTAACATCAGGGCCACGACTGGGCTGGTTGCCGATTTGGGAGTTTTTGACCAG GTGGTGAGCTCAGATGGGGGCAGCCACGTGGAGCTGCTGAAGCGAGCAGGAGCCTCTCTAACCTATAGTTCCTTCTGTCCCCCTGATGACCAGGGGCTCCTGGGAGTCAAGTCTTCTTTCTACGCCCAAGATGCCTTGCAGCTCTGGGAAATCATCTCTCG CTACACGGAGGGCATTGTGAGTCTCCATTACAGGACGGACGAGTCTGTGAAAGACGATCTTGAGCTGCAGGAATGGTGTCGAGAGATCACTGAGACTGGGCTGCTAGGGGCCCAGGACCAAG GGTTTCCCATAGCCCTACAGTCCAAGGACCAGCTTTGCCACTTTGTGACCATGTGCATCTTTACCTGCACTGGCCAGCACTCCTCCATCCACCTGGGCCAG ACATTGACTGCCCCTCCTTGGCTGGACTGGTACACTTGGGTCCCTGACGCACCCTTCACGATGCGGCTGCCCCCACCGACCACCAAGGATGTGACACTGGAGACGGTGATGGCAACACTGCCCAACTTTCATCAGGCTTCTCTCCAGATGTCCATCACTTGGCAACTGGGCAGACACAAGCCCATCATG GTGGCTCTGGGTCAGCATGAGGAGGAGTATTTTTCAGGCCCTGAGCCCAAGGCTGTGCTCAAGCAGTTCAGGGAGGAGCTGGCTGCCCTGGACAAGGACATTGAGACCCGGAATGCCAAGCTGGACCTGCCCTACAGATACCTGCGGCCCAGCCTCGTGGCAAACAGTGTGGCCATATGA